A stretch of DNA from Acropora palmata chromosome 12, jaAcrPala1.3, whole genome shotgun sequence:
CTTTTGAGCACATGGTAAGTCATGTAAGGGTTTCTTCAGCTCTTTTAAGCAGGGATTTCCAACCAAAAGCGCCCCCTTCTTCTTGTGATGTCCTTCGGGTACACttaagatcaattgataacttgtaagTGATGGAACAATGCGAATCCTAATCGATTCAAAAACTGCGGACCATGGAGTAAGGCACAGCGCACCATCAggaacaatgaccaactcgtcGTCTTGAGGTTCAAGCATGTCAAGAATTGGATCAATAACTGCATCATAAAATGGCTTAAAGGGATCATCTAAAGGCGGCGATGGTGGTTTTCCAACTCCTTCACCCCGCACTTTTATGCTAAACGAGGATTCATTGTCAATTTCATCAAATGTGCGATCTTCACATCTTTTTGTATCTTCAGCTCCGATTTTTTCCAAAGATGATTTCAGTAAGGCGAATAAAGGATCTTTCTCTGTTTTGTCACCCTCCAGCCTTCCATTCCGAAATCTAActttctttccctttctcaGAAACCAGATGTTGGTCGTTAAGTTTTTAGTTGCTAGAAAAAGAGTTGGTGAAGAAATCTTTGTAAGGAGGCGAGATATTGTCTCTTTAATGTCAATTGTGGCAGCTGATAAGGATGCATCAAGTTTATATTGAATCAACAAATTGTCAGACAAAGTCTGCGCTCGTCCTTCTTCAGCCGCAAACAAAGCTTCATCGATCTTTTTAATTCTTAGTAACGACACCCATAAAGCAGTGTAGGCCGCTTCGTGCACCTcacgaaagtttattttccagtcATCTTGAGACTTCAATAGAGATCTCAAAGAATTGAAGATATCCACAGCGGAACGAAAATTATCCACCgcgttttcaatttcttcaagaaaaaagaatatcATTCCAATGTTGTGATAACCTTTTCCTTCTCTGGCCTTatcaccaatttctgttgcaattttcaaatgtttttcataatactcaatggcttttcgatagtcacccattgactggtaagcattaccgagacttccataggctgctccttctccgccccgatcaccaatttctgttgcaattttcaaatgtttttcatgatactcaatggcttttccatagTCACCAAGTGATTGGTAaacattaccgagacttccataggctcttccttctccgccccgatcaccaatttctattgcaatttttagatgtttttcatgatacttagTGGCTTTAAAATAGTCACtcagtgagtcgtaagcattaccgagacttccataggctcctccttctccgccccgatcaccaatttctgttgcaattgttaaatgtttttcatgatactcaatggcttttcgatagtcaccaaGTGATTGGTAAgaattaccgagacttccatagcctcctccttctccgccccgatcaccaatttctattgcaattttcaaatgtttttcatgatactcaatggcttttcgatagtcacccagtgactggtaagcactCCCGAGACTGcgataggctcttccttctccgccccgatcaccaatttctgttgcaatttttagatgtttttcatgatacttaatggcttttcgatagtcacccagtgactggtaagcattaccgagacttccataggctcctccttctccgccccgatcaccaatttctgttgcaattgttaaatgtttttcatgatactcaatggcttttcgatagtcaccaaGTGATTGGTAAgaattaccgagacttccatagcctcctccttctccgtctcgatcaccaatttctattgcaattttcaaatgtttttcatgatactcaatggcttttccatagtcacccagggaccggtaagcattaccgagacttccatagcctcttccttctccgccccgatcacgaatttcttttgcaattttcaaatgtttttcatgatactcaatggctttttgatagtcacccattgactggtaagcattaccaagatttccataggatcctccttctccgtcccgatcaccaatttctgttgcaattttcaaatctttttcatgatactcaatggcttttcgatagtcacccagtgactggtaagcattaccgagacttccataagctcttccttctccgtccCGATCacgaatttcttttgcaattttcaaatgtttttcatgatactcaatggctttttgatagtcacccattgactggtaagcattaccaagatttccataggatcctccttctccgtcccgatcaccaatttctgttgcaattttcaaatgtttttcatgatactcaatggcttttcgatagtcacccagtgactggtaagcattaccgagacttccataggctcttccttctccgccccgatcaccaatttctgttgcaatttttagatgtttttcatgatacttagtggcttttcgatagtcacccagtgactggtaagcattaccgagacttccataggctcctccttctccgccccgatcaccaatttctgttgcaatttttagatgtttttcatgatacttagtggcttttcgatagtcacccagtgactggtaagcattaccgagacttccataagctcttccttctccgtccCGATCacgaatttcttttgcaattttcaaatgtttttcataatactcaatggcttttccatagtcacccagtgattggtaagcattaccgagatttccatagcctcttccttctccgccccgagcaccaatttctgttgcaatttttagatgtttttcatgatactcaatggcttttcgatagtcacccagggaccggtaagcattaccgagacctCCAtaagctcttccttctccgtcccgatcaccaatttctattgcaatttttaaatgtttttcatgatactcaatggcttttcgatagtcacccagggaccggtaagcattaccgagatttccataagttCCTCCTTCTCCGTCCCGATCacgaatttcttttgcaattttcaaatgtttttcataatactcaatggcttttccatagtcacccagtgattggtaagcattaccgagacttccataggctcttccttctccgccccgatcaccaatttctgttgcaatttttagatgtttttcatgatacttagtggcttttcgatagtcacccagtgactggtaagcattaccgagacttccataagctcttccttctccgtccCGATCacgaatttcttttgcaattttcaaatgtttttcataatactcaatggcttttccatagtcacccagtgattggtaagcattaccgagatttccatagcctCTTCCTTCTCCTCCCCGATCGccaatttctcttgcaatttttaaatgtttttcatgatactcaatggcttttcgatagtcacccagggaccggtaagcattaccgagacctCCAtaagctcttccttctccgtcccgatcaccaatttctattgcaatttttaaatgtttttcatgatactcaatggcttttcgatagtcacccattgactggtaagcattaccaagatttccataggatcctccttctccgtcccgatcaccaatttctgttgcaattttcaaatgtttttcatgatactcaatggcttttcgatagtcacccagggaccggtaagcattaccgagatttccataagttCCTCCTTCTCCGTCCCGATCacgaatttcttttgcaattttcaaatgtttttcataatactcaatggcttttccatagtcacccagtgattggtaagcattaccgagatttccataggctcctccttctccgccccgagcaccaatttctgttgcaatttttaaaagtttttcatgatactcaatggctttttgatagtcacccatggactggtaagcattaccgagatttccataggctcttccttctccaccccgatcaccaatttctgttgcaattttcaaatgtttttcatgatactcaatggctttttgatagtcacccattgactggtaagcaataccaagatttccataggatcctccttctccgtcccgatcaccaatttctattgcaattttcaaatgtttttcatgatactcaatggctttttgatagtcacccattgactggtaagcaataccaagatttccataggatCCTCCTTCTCCGcgccgatcaccaatttctgttgcaatttttagatgtttttcatgatacttagtggcttttcgatagtcacccagtgactggtaagaattaccgagacttccataggctcttccttctccgccccgatcaccaatttctgttgcaatttttagatgtttttcatgatacttagtggcttttcgatagtcacccagtgactggtaagcattaccgagacttccataggctcttccttctccgccccgatcaccaatttctgttgcaatttttagatgtttttcatgatactcaatggcttttccatagtcacccagagaccggtaagcattaccgagatttccataagttcctccttctccgtcccgatcaccaatttctattgcaattttcaaatgtttttcatgatactcaatggctttttgatagtcacccatggactggtaagcattaccgagacttccatagccTCTTCCTTCTCCTCCCCGATCGccaatttctcttgcaatttttaaatgtttttcatgatacttaatggctttttgatagtcacccagggaccggtaagcattaccgagatttctataggctcctccttctccgtcccgatcaccaatttctattgcaattgttaaatgttttttatgatactcaatggcttttcgatagtcacccagtgactggtaagcattaccgagacctCCATAGCCTCTTCCTTGTCCGCCCGGATCACCAGTTTCTATTgcaattgttaaatgttttttatgatagtcaatggcttttcgatagtcacccaaggaccggtaagcattaccgagatttgcataggcttctccttcttcgtcccgatcaccaatttcaattgcaattttcaaatgtttttcatgagactcaatggcttttcgatactCACCCAGTGAGTGGCAttcattaccgagatttccataggctgctgtTTCTTGGCCCCGATCACCATTTTGCGTTGCAGTCGTCATATGTTTTTTGAGGTACTCAATGGTTTTTTTAATGTCATCCATTAACTAGAAATCTCTACTTTGTTCAATATAGACACTTCTGTATTGGttatccatttcttttaaaaaagaaaaacaagtaaatgaataattgattagtgaaaaaagaaaaaaaaggaaaaaataaaagaaattacaTGCGTAACAGCTCGAGGAACATTTTGTAGAGGAAATATTGTGAACAAATGTCAtggattttttgtttcagtcgATGTTTTAGCATCAgtcaaaaatgtattttagcggTAGGAATTCCAGATTGAGCTTCTGTTTTTGGACTCattattgctgttttcttCCGTACATTAGAAAACCGTTTGGTGTGTAAGAATTATGTCACGTGATTTCCTCACCGCGTGTGTTAATTATCGGTGTAGAGTTTCAATCATGTATGATTTCATCTTTTAGTAGAATAAACGACGATCGATTATGGTTAAGTTTGATGTTCGATACAATttatggttttggttttcgatATGTTTTATGAAATGGTCACCTGATTGTTGCTTGCCTTTTACTTTCTTATGATAGAACTAATATACATTGTGTTGAGCGGCTCGCCTTGGGAAAGGTACCGAGAATTACTTCAAAAGCACCACACTGGGACTGTGGTACTGATATCACTTGTATTTGGAGTTTGTCTCTACTTACATCAATTCTTGCTCCTTACTCTACCCTTAACCCTTACTCCTACTATTTACTACTTTTACGCACTTACTTATAACAAGGTGGGACACCCGTTTGGTTTGTCAATTGGACTTCGAATCTCGGCGAAGTATTAGTAGACGTGATATACTCAAGGAGGACCAAGACCAGCAAAAGAGAGACCACCTTGCATGCAgcacgtaccagcaaattctATTGTATGTTTTTCTATCTGGTTTCGTCTTCTCTCATTTTCATGTGTACTGATTCTCCAAACGGTCGCTCGTGCATAAATTTTGCTTATGACTAAGAAATATGCGAAGCCTCAGCCGCGCGTAATTGCAAACAGCAGATCAGAGCAGTAATCGTTTCAAATATCGCTTTGCTGATTGGTCAGGGGCGCCCAGAGAAGCAAATGAAGCTAAAATTCTTTGAAGGATGAAATTTCTGTCCTCGTATTGTTTAAGACTGTTTgatgattgcagaaaagcgCTAAAGTAATGATCGAAAGTGCGTTGGATTATTGGAGTTCTTTCGCCGGTTTTCAAAGCGTCCGCAATAGAACACGTTTCATAAACTTGGTCTGGCTTGAATAACAAAATCCATGATAATCATTTTGGAATGCTAGGCATTGTTCAACTGTCCATTTTACCTTGAAAGTGTTAATATCGACGACCTCAATGATAATCAATTTTCGGGAAAATGTCATCGCAACATTTACCAACTATGATCGGAAAAGGAAGTTACACGTTattcagaaaaagaaaaaaacaaaaaaacaagcgaTTTAATCCGTGTGCAAAACAATTAATGATTGCGAGTGCATGTTGTTTATCAAAGTTACTCAGTACTTACCTGTTGCTTAAACTTGATTCAGCAAAGAGAGACGGACGATTGATGAGTTGATCTGCAGTTATCTTGACTGAAAGCAAAGTAAGTGAATTCTGTGGTTGCCTCAAATATATTTTCCAACGAGTTGGTTTGCGtaaggaaaacgaaattccTCTGTTTAGGAACTGATTTCCATCACTCATATGAGATGTGATTTGCATAAGGAAATTTTCGATTTCTTGCCACAGTGAGTACGAAATATATATAGCTTTTGCGGACAAGGACTGTGGACTCAGTGCGCACTGATGATAAAATATTCTATGATTAAGTAGATAATGACGATAAATAACAGCATCCTTGGTACATAGTTACTTGGATTCCGCGAAATGTCCATGAGGGAGACTGATTTTCAATACCGAAATTTTTACGAAGACGAAAAAATAACAGTTGACATTCCTGGTTCATGACATAATATCTCGTTTTCTATATCAACATGGAAACTGATGTGGAGACGTCCCTGTCCCACAACCGTATAAGGAATAGTGAGCAATGAACTGCATTTTCTCATTAAGCGGGAGCAACAGCGTGTCATCTGTTTCAGAATTAATTCAGGCTCCTtaatcattttcacttcaatgcTAAATTTTCTATCTTGAGACAGTGGATGAAAAAGCCTTGAGTTAAATTTCATAACCCCTGTATTTTGtccttttgcatttttctttgcactgAATATATTACACATTGAAGTcgcattttctaccttgatgacATCTTTTATCTtaatgttgcattttctacgtCAATGTTACATTTCATATTTTGACGCGCGTTGCATTTTCTATCTTGATGACACTTTCTACCttgatgttgcattttctacctttATAACATTTTCTACTTAGTGGTGCTTTTCTACGTTAATggcattttctaccttgatgtAGCATTTAGTATAGAAAATCGTATGAACGCTCGTGCATTTCGTGATATATGGGCACAAGtgatgtttttaaagttctcAAAGTTGCACGAGTCgcaggcgagtgcaatttgaaaaccactaGTATCTGCAagttacaaaatattaaaataaaagagacaaTTACAGTGTATATACATTCGAACAAcacaaatataaatatattctGTAGTTTAGCTACAAACAGGATCCGGAAATGTGGTAAcgtgcacgtgcagcacgcttatttttccttgcAGGGGCGTGCCTGCCTTTAAGCAAATAAGCACGGGCTTACAAGTAAGTCGGACGGTATGATATATATAAGCTCGGCGCTGCTCGACTTAGCAGTAATCCAACTGTAGACTTGTTAAAAGGCATGTTAACAAGAGCATTACTTGGTCAAAACTCGCTCTCCAATCCAAACCGATCCCCGAGTTTTTCTGTTCTCAGGTTTTGGTCGGTTTTTGAGAAAGAGACTGGGTCAGTGACCTAGTTTCTCTCACACAACTACTTCACAGAAGAACACAACAACAGAATCTTATCTCAAAGATGAAACGGACTTCATTGACAGCCCAAGTCGCTCGgagagcctgctcgcaggctaaCAACGTGTCACCCACCgagagcaaagaaaggttccttagaacaaactcttcgaaaaaaaaaaaacatttgaagagAACGGACCATTACCACATTTAAAAGACACCTTATGGAGAGAGGCCATCCGCAAAACTTTGTTAACAACACACTCTCagaagtgaaatttcaagaaagacaCACGCCCTCCccaacgaaacaaaacaaagaaacgaatCTTGCCCTTCGTAACACAACACCACACAACAGTTTTAAATCTTAAAGAAATCGTAACAAGGAAGTGGTACCGAATACAGCAAAAACATTgttaaatcaaattttcagacAGAAAGGGCCGTTCACTCAAAGACATAAATTATACCAAAGGCGACAAAACCACAACCCATAATTGAATTTTCAGAATAATCGACCCATAATCGAATTTTCAGAATAATCGACCCATAATCGAATTTTCAGAATAATTGACCCATAATTGAATTTTCAGAATAATCGACCCATAATCGaatttttagaattttgcGAGAGAGCATGTCTCCGGACCCCCTAACGCACCCATATTGATTCTCGCCTCAATGTGCTCCACCAAGgcttacaaacaaaaaatgccTAGGAACGCCCCTGCCTTGTTCAACCAGTAAGATTCTTAATTCATGACGCtgacgttgtcgttgacgtcgTTGATGCTTAAGCTCAAAAATATCCCGTCTGATGCTTTATTTTATGGAATGTAATTCTGCTTTTATATGAACCTTTGTCATTTTACCGATCAGAAGAGAGACTCTTTTAACTAATCCTTGAATAACTCGTATTAGTTTCAGACATTCATAAATGTTTTtggtggtgaactctcacattATTAACTGCGTAAGAAGAACAAAATCTACACTTACCAAATACCGTTGTACATCTCGGAGTCACTCATCCATTTCTCGAGGGACTACTGTGAACTGTAGTGCTTTTTAACGCTTTTCTTAACTCTGAATGCTAGCTCGTGTctcattttatgtttttcgTCTCAGCCTAcacattttcatatttaatgAGGAAAAACATTTGCACGCTCTACACGTGTAACACGCTTAGCAGGTGCAGACTGCACGTGCGCTACGCATAGCACGTGCATCACAGACATCACGAGTTCTCTGCTGTTCCCGCCCGAAAAACTACGAACGGagtaaaaacatttcttgtacCACCTTTATTTCGACACCTCAAGGCAAATTAAAGAGTGCACAATataatcttttcaaaaaaactgtatttcatcactgcaagtgactgcagaagcagatgtcttaggttcttgttgtgtaaggttcttgtagtgagtttacttatttattttttgcgcAAGAGTGCGGGAGGAAATAGTTTAACCTTTTTTCTGGGTACtttataatcaattttccGCGCATGTGTTtgcgggatcaaatatttcgtgttcttcTAGAGctctttatttctgaagttttgcgcaagtgacagcgggatcaaatgttttagattcttttattgcattttgttataaattttatgagcaagtgactacgggagcaaatgtttgaagactTTTAttgtatcatatcattgattttgagcaaaaggcattgttttggatgaaacagatccaaggtcGGGGACACAAGTATGTTAAATTTTTACTACttcggaaggaaaaaaaagtcctttttcctacttttcaagaaatttcttttttcttctcgtAATCTATACACACAAACCTGATaaaagatgtaaaaaaaattttgcttcatatacactttaaggaatacgttcatgcatggtccgagtttttcttcgtttcacttcttttcCCCAACTTAACCAGTTTTACTATTTCACGTCTCTACATGTCTTGAAAGATGTTGAAAATCATTGCGtgcacttgagagatatcgagtcgaagactggtagaaaaattccacacatccgctttccccatgtattaCTCTCTATgcaattggattggagagcatgaaattacaaaactaaaaaaatatattcgcttcgaatccagaaaaaaaggacataaaaacaagcacaaaaagacatgaatcaaaaggaatgacacaaa
This window harbors:
- the LOC141860634 gene encoding uncharacterized protein LOC141860634; amino-acid sequence: MDDIKKTIEYLKKHMTTATQNGDRGQETAAYGNLGNECHSLGEYRKAIESHEKHLKIAIEIGDRDEEGEAYANLGNAYRSLGDYRKAIDYHKKHLTIAIETGDPGGQGRGYGGLGNAYQSLGDYRKAIEYHKKHLTIAIEIGDRDGEGGAYRNLGNAYRSLGDYQKAIKYHEKHLKIAREIGDRGGEGRGYGSLGNAYQSMGDYQKAIEYHEKHLKIAIEIGDRDGEGGTYGNLGNAYRSLGDYGKAIEYHEKHLKIATEIGDRGGEGRAYGSLGNAYQSLGDYRKATKYHEKHLKIATEIGDRGGEGRAYGSLGNSYQSLGDYRKATKYHEKHLKIATEIGDRRGEGGSYGNLGIAYQSMGDYQKAIEYHEKHLKIAIEIGDRDGEGGSYGNLGIAYQSMGDYQKAIEYHEKHLKIATEIGDRGGEGRAYGNLGNAYQSMGDYQKAIEYHEKLLKIATEIGARGGEGGAYGNLGNAYQSLGDYGKAIEYYEKHLKIAKEIRDRDGEGGTYGNLGNAYRSLGDYRKAIEYHEKHLKIATEIGDRDGEGGSYGNLGNAYQSMGDYRKAIEYHEKHLKIAIEIGDRDGEGRAYGGLGNAYRSLGDYRKAIEYHEKHLKIAREIGDRGGEGRGYGNLGNAYQSLGDYGKAIEYYEKHLKIAKEIRDRDGEGRAYGSLGNAYQSLGDYRKATKYHEKHLKIATEIGDRGGEGRAYGSLGNAYQSLGDYGKAIEYYEKHLKIAKEIRDRDGEGGTYGNLGNAYRSLGDYRKAIEYHEKHLKIAIEIGDRDGEGRAYGGLGNAYRSLGDYRKAIEYHEKHLKIATEIGARGGEGRGYGNLGNAYQSLGDYGKAIEYYEKHLKIAKEIRDRDGEGRAYGSLGNAYQSLGDYRKATKYHEKHLKIATEIGDRGGEGGAYGSLGNAYQSLGDYRKATKYHEKHLKIATEIGDRGGEGRAYGSLGNAYQSLGDYRKAIEYHEKHLKIATEIGDRDGEGGSYGNLGNAYQSMGDYQKAIEYHEKHLKIAKEIRDRDGEGRAYGSLGNAYQSLGDYRKAIEYHEKDLKIATEIGDRDGEGGSYGNLGNAYQSMGDYQKAIEYHEKHLKIAKEIRDRGGEGRGYGSLGNAYRSLGDYGKAIEYHEKHLKIAIEIGDRDGEGGGYGSLGNSYQSLGDYRKAIEYHEKHLTIATEIGDRGGEGGAYGSLGNAYQSLGDYRKAIKYHEKHLKIATEIGDRGGEGRAYRSLGSAYQSLGDYRKAIEYHEKHLKIAIEIGDRGGEGGGYGSLGNSYQSLGDYRKAIEYHEKHLTIATEIGDRGGEGGAYGSLGNAYDSLSDYFKATKYHEKHLKIAIEIGDRGGEGRAYGSLGNVYQSLGDYGKAIEYHEKHLKIATEIGDRGGEGAAYGSLGNAYQSMGDYRKAIEYYEKHLKIATEIGDKAREGKGYHNIGMIFFFLEEIENAVDNFRSAVDIFNSLRSLLKSQDDWKINFREVHEAAYTALWVSLLRIKKIDEALFAAEEGRAQTLSDNLLIQYKLDASLSAATIDIKETISRLLTKISSPTLFLATKNLTTNIWFLRKGKKVRFRNGRLEGDKTEKDPLFALLKSSLEKIGAEDTKRCEDRTFDEIDNESSFSIKVRGEGVGKPPSPPLDDPFKPFYDAVIDPILDMLEPQDDELVIVPDGALCLTPWSAVFESIRIRIVPSLTSYQLILSVPEGHHKKKGALLVGNPCLKELKKPLHDLPCAQKEVEMIATILKITPLTGTHATKAEVIKRMSSVDLIHIAAHGNERTGEIALSPNPGWSSKFPQRKDYILTISDVQGANLRARLVVLSCCHSGQGKILKGEGVVGIARAFLAAGARSVLVTLWAIDDEATMVFMKRFYQHLKEGKSGSAAVQQSMRFLRESEQFSEMKYWAPFQLVGDDVKIEFEADDDVKK